The genomic region GCGGATGAAATCAGAAAGCTAGCGGACGATACTAAACAATCTGTAGAAGCAATTAACACTGATATTCAAGAGCTTTTACATATTACGAATAATATTGAACTACTTACAAAGCAATCTGCACAGGATTTACATGAAGGTGTATCCGATGTGCTTCGTATTTCACAAACCTTGTCAGCATTAAATCAAAGCTTACAGGAGCAGGGAGCTCATTTTACTGAGATTGCGACGGCTACGCAGCATCAAGCAACAGTCGCTTCAGATATTTCGACGCGCAATCATAATCTTCGAGACAGCACAGTTCACAGCAAGGACATTACTTTTGATACGGGTGCAGCGATTTATAAGCTTAGTAAAATGATTGAGGAATATCGTTCGACGACAATTGCGAAAAACTTTATTCTCAGCCAAGAGGATATTATCGCACTCAATATTACCGACCATCTTTTATGGCGCTGGCGCATTTATAATTTAATGCTTGGCTTCGAGCAAATGACTGAAAGCGATATTGAATCACCAAAAGAATCACGATTAGGTATATGGTATTACGGTATTGGCAAGGAATTATTAGCAAATGAACGAGCATATAAAGAGTTAGAGCAACCCCATATTGAAGTACATGATATTGCCAAAAAAGCAATCAGAGCCTATCATCAGGGCGACAGAAAATTAGCAGAAAATTATTTAGACAAGCTAACAGTAGTATCCAATATTGTAATTGAGAAATTACAGGAACTACAGGTTATATTCATTAATGAAAAGAAAAAATATATAAAGTAAATCACCGAATACCCGGTTAATAGGGAAAAAAACGAAGCGGGCTGTCTCAAAGTGGAGCTTTTTCTCGACACAGTTAGAAATTGGCTTTCTCCTTATTTTCTTTTAAAATTAAAAGAAAGCTGCGAAGTTCTATTTTATCTATATAATTCTTTGATGAAACATCAGCAAAAGGAGTTGTCCGAAAAGCCCGTTTTTTTGACACCGCATTGAAATAAATGTTTTCATCCCTTCCCTTTTACTGAGGGATAACGCAGCTAAACCAATGCCCATCCCATTTTTAAAAGAGGCGTTTTCTGTTTATATGGATCAACATTTTGTGAAACATCATCGCTACTGTCCAAAATGCCGGCTATGCATAGCTTTTTGGACAGCCCCAACTGCTTCTTCCACTTTCTAATCAATTACGTTACCCGCATAAATGTAACAGTCATTGCCTCGCTATCATACAAGCACCAATCCAGTGTTTCAACAACAGCTCCCACATTAATTACATAATGCCTGTCCCCGACAAAGAGGGGTTGATGATAGGGAACTGCTGTGCGTGTACCATCAATATAAATAGCTGCTCGATGGCTATGACCAAAAAAGACTAATGGGGTATTAAATTGTGGGAAGGTCGGCTCAAATTGCTCATTCCACTCAAATTGATGCCCATGAATAAGCATAGCATTCTCTATATAAAGCTTTTCCTCATATTGTAAAAAATACTGTGAGCCTGTTACAAGAGCGATACGCTCTTCTTGATTGCCAATAACAGAAGGAAAGGTTAGTAACCTCTCAAACTCCTTTTTAATAATTGCCGCTTCCTTTAAAGGAATATTGCGAGCTGTTAATGCCTTGCGCTTGCCTATTATGCACTCATATAAATCGCCTAGAGCGAGCAACGCAGCATCTGGCGCAACCTCCTGTATATGCTGTAAGACAAGCTCTGTATGCTTTTTATGTGAATGTAAATCTCCAAAAATTGCATATTGCAATGAAATCACCTCATTCTTCATCTTAGTTTTTTAAGCCCTTAACGGCAAGGGGGAATATCCCTTGAGATATAGGGCGCTAAAGAAGCATTCGAAATATTAAACAAACCTCAAAGGGGGCTTCCTAAATGCTGTGTATAGCTAACATTTTGGATGCTGCCGATGGTGCTTTAGCAAAAGGGCTGCTAGAGGGCTTTCTCTGAAAATGAGTAAAACAAAGGATTGAGCAGTGTTTCCTGTAAGTGAAAGAGAAGAAGCGAAAATCCCACTTTCAATGCGAATCCTTCTTGGGCAGCTTCGTGTATATCGTGAGGAGAAATTAAAAATGATTGTATTTTGAATGAAAGAAAGTTTGGATTATGGAGGAACTAAAATTTTTCTATAAAAAGTATCGGGTTAGGGAGTTGTCCGAAAAGTCCATTTTGTTTTGACACCTTATTGAAATAAATGTTTTCATCGCTTCCCTTTTACTGGAGGATAACGTTGCTAAAACCCATGTTCATCCTATTTTTAAAAGAGGCGTTCTCTGCTTATATGAATCAACATTTTGCGAAACATCATCGCTACTGTCCAAAATGCAGGCTATGCACGGCTTTTTGGACAGTCCCTTGCCCGACACTTTATTTTAGCATTTATTTAATTAAAGAGGTGTGGGAGTTGGGGATGATAAATGTAACTGTTGTTCCAACTCCAACCATACTTTCTATAACTAGCTCTGTGCCGAAAATTTGTTTTATGCGCTGTTCGGTATTAATGAGACCAACACCGCCTTGCTTGCGAGGACCAGATGTATTAAAGCCAGCTCCGTTGTCAATAATCTTTACTTTATATTCTTCGACAGATTCCGTAATACGAATCGTAATCGTACCGCCTTCCCGCTGTGGTGAAATGCCGTGACGGATTGCGTTTTCTACTAATGTTTGAATAGAGAGGGGTGGCACATTTAATATTAAGCCCTTAGGTATATCCCATATAATTTGAATCCTATCCCCAAAGCGAATTTGTTCAATTTCTAAATAAGAGCGTACAAGCTTTAACTCATACTCAATTGGGACAACTAAATCTACATTTTGAAAGTCGAAGCTCATTTGTAAATAATTACCGAAGGCAAGTAATAGCTTCTCCATCTTGTTATTATCCACACCGTGCAAGGAAATAATTGCATTTAATGTGTTGAAGAAGAAGTGAGGCTGAATTTGTGCTTGCAGCCATGCAGCCTCAAAGCGCAATCGCTCCTCACTTGACTGCTTTACTTGAATAAGTGCATCGACACGTGATTTGAGCTCAATATATTCAATTGGCTTTTTCACATAGTCATTTGCACCATTTAAGAAAGCAAGTCGAATATCTTCACTTTGTTGACGCGCTGTTAAGAATAAAATAGGTAGTTCTGAAATTGAAAATTGCTCGCGAATTTGTTTCGCTAATTCATAGCCTGACATATGTGGCAACATAATATCTGAAATCACTAAATCATAGCTATGTTCACAAATTTTTTCAAGGGCTTCTGTGCCATTTAAGGCTGTATCAATTTTATAGGAAGCTGTTGATAACACTTTCAATAGTACTTGTAAGCTTAAAGGATCTGCATCCACAATTAAAATATTTGCCAAGCTAACTGGGGGAGTAGCTTTATCCTCTGTGGAAGCCAGTTCCTGCTCCACAACGGTTAAATCATCCTGTAAAAAAATATACTTCGATAATGTACTGCTAGTAGTAGCCTCAACCTGATTTACTGTTAAGCCCTTTGCAATTGGTAAAGAAAATGTAAAGCAAGAACCTTCATTAATTACAGAAGTCACAGTAAGGGAGCCATCATGTAAGTCTATAATTTCTTTGCAAATGCTTAATCCGAGCCCCAATCCTATATGGCGAGAGGATTTAACATTTGCGTCAGCTTGCTCATACGGTTCAAATATAAGTGCTTGCTTGCTCTTTTCAATTCCAATCCCTGTGTCTGTAATAGAAATAAATAGCTGATTGCCTATCGCTTTGGCATGAATTGTTATAGTGCCTTGTTCGGTAAATTTAATGGCATTATGAATTAAGTTAATAAACACTTGAATAAGTCGATTTTCATCAGCCAGCACTGGTGGTAAATCTGGCGGTAAGTCAATAATGAGTTTTATTGGATTTCCTTTAATTGTAAGCTGAAACATATCGCAAACGCTTGCCGCAATATGTTGTATGTTAATTGGCTTAATTTGCAAATTAAGCGTTCGTTCTTTTAGATGAATTAAATCTAGTAAACCGTCCAGCATAAACGACATATGATGACCGATTGTCACTAAAAGTCTTAAATCATGCTGCTCTTTTTTTGCTAATAGCGATTGCGCAATACTTAGCATATGCTGGAGCGGTGTACGCAGTTCATGAGATGTATTAGCGAGAAAATCATCCTTGCGATACATTTCTTGTTGAAGCTTAATGGAAAGCTGCTTTGATTGAACAGATATATGAAAATAACGCATAAACCAAAAACCAGATAAGGCTGTAATCGCAATGAGCAAATCAAAAGGATAATGACTATAGGGTGTTGTTAATGATCGATTAATAATAATAAATAATGAGTTATTAATAATCGCTGTAGCTGTTAAAAGCAGTATGATTGTGCCTCTCTGTCTAGATATCGCTACTTTATAAATAATCATTGCTAGAATGATAGGTGAAATGAAAAATAATAAATAGAAAATTATTTCTGTATAGAAAATATAGTCAATAGGTGCAACCGCTATAAATAATAAGTAAATAAAGCAAAAGGCGATAACCGTATTCAGTAGTTTTGTATTCACAAAGTTTTTTATTAACTCATTTAAAAATAAAATAAACCAAAGCATCGTCATAATATATGAAAAGAAAAACAGTTTCGTCGACGAAATCCAATCGAGCGGTACATACCATAAAAGTAACTTATTGCTAGATACAACAATCGTAACAAATGTTGATAGAACGAGTAATGAAAAATAGAGCAACACAGTTTCTCGTATACCAATAATAAATAGTAAAATCGTATAAAGTAGATAAAACAGAAAAATAGCACAAACAATAATTTGTGTAACAGCAGAATACCACTTTAAATTTTCGATAGAATGCAAATCACCAAAAACAAGTGATTTTGTTAAACCGCCAGATGTATGCTCATTTGTGTGAAAGCCGGCAATAATAATTTCATTATCTCCAGGTTGTAGTGAAAAATAATAAGTAACAGGTCTAGTATCCGTGCCAGTTTTTCTTAAATTAACCAAGTTACCGTATCCACCAACTTGTGTATTATTAACAGAAAGTGTATAGGAGGATAGGCTAGCAGGTATTGTCAGACCGTAAAGTGTGTCTGAATCTGGTGCATTGGTAATTTTTAAATAGTATGAGCCATGAGGTGTCGTAGCAGGTTTGCGTTTTATGTACGTGTCCCATGTTTCGGGTAAATGTGAGTATAGAGGAGTGGAATTTTTATTTTTTGTCGTAACAAGTATAGTGTTGGGGAAAAACTCCCACTCTCCATCAAGATACACTTTGAAGCTTTTGCTGTTATTAATTTGTTCAAAATCCATAACCCCTTGTTGAATTTCGACTTCGTCTGCGAATGAAAAATAGTTGACCCAACTTAAGCGCATAAAAAAAAGCAGTAAAAAAAATAGCAAAGCGATAGCAATAATTTTCAGCTTGTAATAATAATCCTGTTTTTTTATCATAATTAATAGAACTCCATATTTTCTTTTAATTTCCAATTAAATGTTGACGAATTAGTACGATATAAAAATATGTTACACTAAATAGAGAGCTTAACCAATAGTTAATATTGTAATAAGTTAGTAGAAATATAAAGAGGTGTCAATTTATTTAACATATTAGGTGAAAAAAGGAAGGAGTACGCTTGTTGAGAGTATTATTAATAGATGACGAGAAATTACCAATATCTCTGTTGAAAAAATTATTATTGGAAAATGAGTTACTGAAAATTGA from Metasolibacillus fluoroglycofenilyticus harbors:
- a CDS encoding metallophosphoesterase family protein produces the protein MQYAIFGDLHSHKKHTELVLQHIQEVAPDAALLALGDLYECIIGKRKALTARNIPLKEAAIIKKEFERLLTFPSVIGNQEERIALVTGSQYFLQYEEKLYIENAMLIHGHQFEWNEQFEPTFPQFNTPLVFFGHSHRAAIYIDGTRTAVPYHQPLFVGDRHYVINVGAVVETLDWCLYDSEAMTVTFMRVT
- a CDS encoding hybrid sensor histidine kinase/response regulator, encoding MIKKQDYYYKLKIIAIALLFFLLLFFMRLSWVNYFSFADEVEIQQGVMDFEQINNSKSFKVYLDGEWEFFPNTILVTTKNKNSTPLYSHLPETWDTYIKRKPATTPHGSYYLKITNAPDSDTLYGLTIPASLSSYTLSVNNTQVGGYGNLVNLRKTGTDTRPVTYYFSLQPGDNEIIIAGFHTNEHTSGGLTKSLVFGDLHSIENLKWYSAVTQIIVCAIFLFYLLYTILLFIIGIRETVLLYFSLLVLSTFVTIVVSSNKLLLWYVPLDWISSTKLFFFSYIMTMLWFILFLNELIKNFVNTKLLNTVIAFCFIYLLFIAVAPIDYIFYTEIIFYLLFFISPIILAMIIYKVAISRQRGTIILLLTATAIINNSLFIIINRSLTTPYSHYPFDLLIAITALSGFWFMRYFHISVQSKQLSIKLQQEMYRKDDFLANTSHELRTPLQHMLSIAQSLLAKKEQHDLRLLVTIGHHMSFMLDGLLDLIHLKERTLNLQIKPINIQHIAASVCDMFQLTIKGNPIKLIIDLPPDLPPVLADENRLIQVFINLIHNAIKFTEQGTITIHAKAIGNQLFISITDTGIGIEKSKQALIFEPYEQADANVKSSRHIGLGLGLSICKEIIDLHDGSLTVTSVINEGSCFTFSLPIAKGLTVNQVEATTSSTLSKYIFLQDDLTVVEQELASTEDKATPPVSLANILIVDADPLSLQVLLKVLSTASYKIDTALNGTEALEKICEHSYDLVISDIMLPHMSGYELAKQIREQFSISELPILFLTARQQSEDIRLAFLNGANDYVKKPIEYIELKSRVDALIQVKQSSEERLRFEAAWLQAQIQPHFFFNTLNAIISLHGVDNNKMEKLLLAFGNYLQMSFDFQNVDLVVPIEYELKLVRSYLEIEQIRFGDRIQIIWDIPKGLILNVPPLSIQTLVENAIRHGISPQREGGTITIRITESVEEYKVKIIDNGAGFNTSGPRKQGGVGLINTEQRIKQIFGTELVIESMVGVGTTVTFIIPNSHTSLIK